The following are encoded together in the Capsulimonas corticalis genome:
- a CDS encoding SWIM zinc finger family protein → MPSLQAQEWEQTYVYRRESMLSEASGRPVLSLITTAGQDGETGFFRGAVLHPKRTSDLLLSVVDVVQSRFHTPAAMLAKKLLESDPVITCGAGQIRFEGFSSCGGVYARLDLLPNAMHGDFFGSGTTNVNINSHMRAALSRVRENTPLEMTVGSEGFLVHSEGEATIERKVTLPARWLRGFVEAQACQARMEPRLDVSGPEFRKFLRELPRDVKNEIWISKTARGLRMSSQPGADAVCVGGASRLRLLEAVARHALDVRVYAPAAGGGCAWELTTPDSRLVLVLSPDTWRGFSGEGQVLETLAAPAAEHAMGAVKAALRWQKTIVPAALAAESGVDQQAIAWALAQCSASGLVGYDLHQRAYFHRELPFDRSKIPAHQPRLKDAGKLLLDAGVTIESATNPVKAWVRSKDVEYRVIFTEDGAACTCVWSAKHHGERGPCKHILAVQMALVSESPTQE, encoded by the coding sequence ATGCCATCGTTGCAGGCCCAGGAATGGGAGCAGACATACGTTTATCGCCGTGAGTCGATGCTTTCCGAAGCGTCTGGTCGCCCCGTCTTGTCGCTGATCACCACCGCCGGTCAGGATGGAGAGACGGGGTTCTTTCGAGGCGCTGTCCTGCATCCCAAGCGCACATCGGACCTGCTGCTCTCGGTCGTCGATGTCGTTCAATCCCGATTCCACACGCCGGCGGCGATGCTCGCCAAAAAGCTTCTTGAGTCCGACCCTGTGATTACCTGCGGCGCGGGCCAAATCCGCTTTGAAGGTTTCTCATCCTGCGGCGGCGTCTACGCTCGGCTTGACCTGCTTCCTAACGCTATGCATGGCGACTTCTTCGGTTCGGGAACGACAAACGTCAACATCAATAGCCACATGCGGGCGGCGCTTAGCCGCGTTCGTGAGAATACCCCGCTGGAGATGACGGTCGGATCCGAAGGATTTTTAGTGCACAGTGAGGGAGAAGCCACAATTGAGCGCAAGGTCACGCTCCCCGCGCGCTGGCTGCGCGGGTTTGTGGAGGCGCAGGCTTGCCAGGCGCGGATGGAGCCGCGCCTGGATGTTTCCGGCCCGGAGTTCCGTAAGTTTCTGCGCGAACTGCCTCGGGACGTCAAGAATGAGATTTGGATCTCAAAAACGGCCCGTGGTTTGCGCATGAGCTCACAGCCAGGAGCCGACGCCGTGTGCGTCGGAGGCGCATCGCGACTGCGCTTGCTGGAGGCGGTTGCTCGCCACGCGCTCGACGTCCGCGTTTACGCGCCCGCAGCCGGCGGAGGCTGCGCATGGGAGCTTACGACACCGGATTCGCGTCTCGTCCTCGTGCTCAGTCCCGATACGTGGCGCGGGTTTTCCGGCGAAGGTCAAGTGCTGGAGACACTCGCCGCCCCCGCCGCCGAACACGCGATGGGCGCCGTCAAAGCGGCGCTGCGATGGCAAAAGACAATTGTTCCGGCCGCGCTCGCCGCAGAATCGGGAGTGGATCAACAGGCGATTGCATGGGCGCTCGCGCAGTGCTCCGCCTCGGGACTGGTCGGCTACGATCTGCATCAGCGCGCTTATTTCCATCGGGAGCTCCCTTTCGACCGCTCCAAAATCCCAGCGCATCAGCCCCGCCTCAAAGACGCCGGCAAGTTACTGCTGGACGCCGGCGTCACAATCGAAAGCGCCACGAATCCCGTCAAAGCATGGGTGCGCAGCAAAGACGTGGAATATCGAGTTATCTTCACCGAAGACGGCGCCGCATGCACCTGCGTCTGGTCCGCGAAGCATCACGGTGAACGCGGTCCCTGCAAACATATCCTCGCCGTTCAAATGGCTCTTGTCTCGGAATCTCCAACGCAGGAATAG
- a CDS encoding DUF6493 family protein, with the protein MPTDLENAIASGDTANIIQLLSKWSESERRSAAPSAIQALQRERQNAFQALHAVIENERPAWNQRDCHTSAALAVLGTASLSEIQKLNFFLWEDSAYDIMAARRPEWLAAWCEWTLLRNASDWAVVRRLVREGICPQPQSDRYFLWMTERAAQNDVKAFLLRDPDLLDNELWRLFEIEGDSAVSLNNSEKYGKSKWSHALLELAEEGRISRERLLDAALDALSRDFHEYRAGWFSRFHEALKPTLDERAARTERYLQLLSSKIPPTVAFALNAVMVLDKAGLMSAAAGLEAIPPVFYADAKTTITRALRLTERWSKTDPRLHTVAAEAVLPALEHESRDVREAIQKFTGSAPIDAPPRGAAETSPPTSTPLQAASNKPILPISTVEELVAAFASVIENEGPPEELERVLDGVSRLGAERPPDFHRLTGPLQKRARKFRGENDGYSFHGASVRTVFSELARAWLDGESPKEPVDQKVIGLEDFLAARVRGVAQRVSAGKSDAILSAPTHRGAWISPITLVKRLADQTSAPNRLDLIQSLLRLSRDERAEALALATQLKGETGEAVRHALGADHGAVGADAALWAAASRARDPETDDPMVGARHTGLGPDIAEAGKIEFQWLSEINPRSEIILAGYASYHLYHVSISTIPAAPRQCGLDFPTLQIYRTGLGQPAMTRWASSVWPGYRESWFAAGCGAIGDNLDWWEARWGNREFLAPLLDPSTKLGLMALTLMALGLAAKNADEGALTTDILISAIADGRLNEHRMSQILTLLFAWEQVTMPRVTRRVEQASRVSERHSRVLYAGLATALETAPPTSAASLGSVLEAFHELSIELSAGPPSGKLSEFLAGQQGKNRAAAIAKKIIALPQVK; encoded by the coding sequence ATGCCGACCGATTTAGAAAACGCCATCGCAAGCGGCGATACCGCAAACATTATCCAGCTTCTCTCGAAGTGGAGCGAGTCGGAGCGCCGCTCGGCGGCTCCTTCGGCAATTCAAGCCCTTCAACGTGAACGCCAAAACGCGTTTCAAGCGCTCCATGCGGTGATTGAGAATGAACGACCAGCCTGGAATCAACGCGATTGTCACACCTCCGCCGCGCTCGCCGTTCTTGGGACAGCGAGCCTTTCTGAAATCCAGAAACTCAACTTCTTTCTGTGGGAGGATAGCGCCTACGACATCATGGCGGCGAGACGCCCGGAATGGCTCGCGGCGTGGTGCGAGTGGACGCTTCTCCGCAATGCATCGGACTGGGCGGTGGTCCGCCGTCTCGTGCGCGAAGGGATTTGCCCGCAGCCACAGTCGGATCGATATTTTCTATGGATGACGGAACGTGCGGCGCAGAACGATGTCAAAGCGTTCCTGCTCAGAGATCCCGATCTGCTGGACAATGAGCTATGGAGGCTCTTCGAGATTGAAGGCGACAGCGCTGTCAGCCTGAACAATTCGGAGAAGTACGGAAAGTCCAAATGGTCACACGCGCTTTTGGAGCTTGCGGAGGAGGGCAGGATCTCCCGAGAACGACTTCTCGACGCTGCTCTGGATGCCCTGTCGCGGGACTTCCACGAATACCGCGCCGGTTGGTTTTCTCGCTTCCATGAGGCTCTGAAGCCGACGCTGGACGAGCGCGCCGCGCGCACGGAGCGTTATCTGCAACTCCTGTCCAGTAAGATTCCCCCAACCGTCGCATTCGCTCTGAACGCTGTCATGGTTCTGGACAAAGCTGGGCTCATGTCGGCCGCTGCCGGACTGGAGGCGATCCCTCCGGTATTCTACGCGGACGCCAAGACGACCATCACACGGGCGCTGCGCCTGACGGAGCGCTGGAGCAAGACAGATCCGCGCCTGCATACGGTCGCCGCCGAAGCTGTGCTCCCCGCACTGGAGCACGAATCCCGAGACGTTCGTGAGGCCATTCAGAAATTCACGGGATCGGCCCCGATCGACGCCCCTCCGCGCGGCGCGGCGGAGACCTCGCCGCCCACTTCCACACCACTACAGGCGGCCTCAAACAAGCCGATACTCCCAATCAGCACAGTCGAAGAGCTTGTCGCGGCCTTCGCATCGGTGATTGAAAACGAAGGGCCGCCTGAAGAACTGGAGCGCGTGCTGGACGGGGTTTCACGTTTGGGCGCCGAGCGCCCGCCGGACTTCCATCGCCTCACTGGGCCACTGCAAAAGCGAGCGCGCAAATTTCGCGGCGAGAATGATGGATATTCCTTCCATGGCGCCTCCGTTCGAACGGTCTTCTCGGAACTTGCGAGAGCGTGGCTGGACGGTGAGTCGCCCAAGGAGCCTGTGGATCAGAAGGTAATAGGTCTGGAGGATTTTCTGGCAGCCCGCGTACGCGGCGTCGCCCAGCGGGTTTCCGCAGGCAAGAGCGATGCAATCCTGTCCGCGCCGACACATCGCGGCGCATGGATCTCCCCCATAACCCTGGTGAAGCGCCTGGCCGACCAGACCAGCGCGCCGAATCGTCTGGATCTTATTCAGTCGCTGCTTCGTCTCAGTCGAGACGAACGCGCGGAGGCCCTGGCGCTTGCGACGCAGCTAAAGGGCGAAACCGGCGAAGCTGTACGTCACGCGCTAGGAGCCGACCATGGCGCGGTGGGCGCGGACGCCGCGCTCTGGGCGGCGGCCTCTCGCGCACGCGATCCAGAAACCGACGACCCAATGGTCGGCGCTCGCCATACGGGATTAGGCCCAGATATTGCAGAAGCAGGCAAGATCGAATTTCAATGGCTTTCGGAGATCAATCCTCGCTCCGAAATTATCCTGGCGGGATATGCATCTTATCATCTCTACCACGTATCTATCTCTACCATACCGGCGGCTCCCAGGCAATGCGGATTGGATTTCCCCACTCTTCAGATTTATCGAACCGGATTGGGGCAGCCCGCCATGACTCGGTGGGCGTCAAGCGTATGGCCGGGATACCGCGAAAGCTGGTTCGCGGCGGGATGCGGCGCCATCGGCGACAATCTCGACTGGTGGGAGGCGAGGTGGGGTAACCGTGAGTTTCTGGCGCCGCTCCTCGACCCGAGCACAAAACTTGGACTGATGGCCCTGACGCTCATGGCTCTTGGTCTTGCCGCAAAAAACGCCGACGAAGGCGCCTTGACGACGGACATTTTGATATCGGCAATTGCCGACGGGCGACTGAATGAGCACAGAATGTCGCAAATCCTGACGCTTCTGTTTGCCTGGGAGCAGGTGACAATGCCGCGCGTCACCCGGCGCGTCGAACAGGCAAGCCGCGTGTCCGAACGACACTCCCGGGTTCTCTACGCCGGTCTCGCCACCGCCCTGGAAACCGCCCCGCCGACGTCCGCCGCATCTCTGGGCTCCGTTCTGGAGGCGTTCCATGAACTGTCGATTGAGCTGAGCGCAGGTCCGCCCTCCGGTAAACTGTCGGAGTTTCTGGCGGGCCAGCAAGGCAAAAATCGCGCGGCGGCAATCGCCAAGAAGATCATCGCCTTGCCGCAAGTCAAATGA
- a CDS encoding DsbA family protein yields the protein MMPELTPPVSEQDHREGPDSAPVTLVEYGDFECPYCAQAHEIVKELHKQLGDRLRIVFRNFPLVDIHPYAQLAAEAAEAAGAQGQYWEMHDTLYDHQEDLNAASLTQYAEDLSLDVERFTRELSEHTYATRVRDDFDGGLASGVPGTPTFFINGLHHKGPLDFETLLKAILRAERK from the coding sequence ATGATGCCGGAATTGACGCCGCCCGTGAGCGAGCAGGACCATCGCGAGGGACCGGACAGCGCGCCTGTGACGCTGGTGGAGTATGGCGACTTCGAATGTCCCTACTGCGCGCAGGCGCACGAGATCGTCAAGGAACTTCATAAACAACTCGGCGATCGCCTGCGGATCGTGTTCCGAAATTTTCCCCTGGTCGATATCCACCCCTACGCCCAGCTTGCCGCCGAAGCGGCGGAGGCCGCCGGCGCGCAGGGCCAATACTGGGAGATGCACGATACGCTGTACGATCATCAAGAGGATCTGAACGCGGCGAGCCTGACCCAGTACGCCGAGGATCTTTCGCTGGATGTCGAGCGCTTCACCCGCGAACTCTCCGAGCACACGTACGCCACGCGAGTCCGCGACGACTTTGACGGAGGACTCGCCAGCGGTGTCCCGGGAACGCCGACCTTCTTCATCAACGGCCTGCATCACAAAGGCCCATTGGACTTCGAGACGCTCCTCAAGGCAATCTTGCGCGCCGAGCGAAAATAA
- a CDS encoding DUF427 domain-containing protein, whose product MNPSSRVAPQPGQESVWDYPRPPRIEQSEKHLEIMFGGMLIVDTRHAWRILETSHPPVYYIPQDDIRMDFLTPAKLQTFCEWKGMASYWNLTVSVKTSGHAAWSYPNPVDAYLALKDHLAFYPGKMDECRVNGEVVMAQSGDFYGGWITHDIVGPFKG is encoded by the coding sequence ATGAACCCATCTTCGCGTGTCGCCCCGCAGCCGGGTCAGGAATCCGTTTGGGACTATCCCAGGCCGCCGCGCATCGAGCAGTCGGAAAAACATCTCGAAATTATGTTTGGAGGAATGCTGATAGTCGACACTCGTCACGCATGGCGGATCCTCGAAACGAGCCATCCGCCCGTCTATTACATTCCGCAAGACGACATTCGTATGGACTTTCTGACGCCCGCAAAGCTCCAGACGTTCTGCGAGTGGAAGGGCATGGCGTCCTATTGGAATCTGACCGTCAGCGTGAAGACATCCGGGCACGCCGCCTGGTCCTATCCCAATCCTGTCGACGCTTACCTCGCGCTCAAAGACCATCTGGCGTTTTATCCCGGTAAGATGGACGAATGCCGTGTCAACGGCGAAGTCGTGATGGCTCAGTCCGGAGATTTTTACGGCGGCTGGATTACGCACGACATTGTGGGACCCTTCAAAGGCTAA
- a CDS encoding ribonuclease inhibitor: protein METGNQTTLHCPLTKKPIPAFCDVRELDPLLAYLRGNRLPSDTLMFPRGAVTPDGRLDLCKQDIGPEGARVVTGVLAHNTAIQSLLLGTNGIGDAGAASVARLIEDGGAVQVAYLGCNLIGPRGAERLSETLARNKSVTGLWLKRNPIGPDGARAVARMLEKNTAIRTVDLVNTQIGADGLEAVLSALTSRNQTVKRLYLAGLYLEPEQAQGIADLLASNSSLEAVYLAANLLGDRGAAIIAEGLSQNTTLQELGLASNGLTSAGAASIAKALTGHPALTTLDLGYCRSTRVLGVQSNVIDDLGARAISEMIAANPVLGRCDLRRNRISQAGAVAMGEILGGDLRPRRILLDDPQDTALREMIGNLVGPKRYLDRTPDIAAIQSVYRTKVLH, encoded by the coding sequence ATGGAAACTGGCAATCAAACGACGCTGCACTGTCCGCTCACCAAGAAGCCGATCCCCGCGTTTTGCGATGTGAGGGAGCTGGACCCGCTGCTCGCTTATCTCCGAGGAAATCGCCTGCCGTCCGACACCCTGATGTTTCCCCGAGGAGCCGTTACGCCCGACGGGCGTCTCGATCTGTGCAAGCAAGATATCGGTCCGGAGGGCGCCCGCGTGGTGACCGGCGTTTTGGCGCATAACACCGCCATTCAGAGCCTGCTGCTTGGAACGAACGGGATCGGCGACGCCGGCGCGGCGAGCGTCGCGCGGCTCATTGAGGATGGGGGCGCCGTTCAGGTCGCTTACCTGGGCTGCAATTTGATCGGCCCACGCGGCGCGGAGCGGCTGTCGGAGACGCTTGCGCGGAACAAGAGCGTGACCGGGCTGTGGCTGAAACGCAATCCCATCGGCCCGGACGGCGCCCGGGCGGTGGCGCGGATGCTGGAGAAGAACACCGCTATTCGGACGGTTGATTTGGTCAATACGCAGATCGGCGCCGATGGCCTGGAAGCCGTCCTCAGCGCCTTGACATCACGCAACCAGACCGTCAAGCGTCTCTACCTGGCCGGTCTTTATCTTGAGCCCGAACAGGCGCAAGGGATCGCCGATCTGCTCGCGTCGAACAGCAGCCTTGAAGCGGTGTACCTCGCCGCGAACTTACTCGGCGATCGCGGCGCCGCGATCATTGCCGAAGGATTGAGTCAAAACACGACGCTGCAAGAGCTTGGCCTGGCGAGTAACGGCCTCACTTCGGCAGGCGCCGCGTCGATCGCGAAGGCGCTGACCGGACACCCCGCGCTGACAACGCTTGACCTTGGCTACTGCCGGTCCACGCGCGTTCTGGGCGTACAATCCAATGTCATTGACGATTTGGGCGCCCGGGCGATTTCGGAGATGATCGCCGCCAATCCCGTTCTGGGGCGCTGCGACCTGCGCCGCAACCGTATCTCCCAGGCCGGCGCTGTCGCCATGGGCGAGATTCTCGGAGGCGACCTTCGCCCGCGCCGCATTCTGCTGGACGATCCGCAGGACACCGCCCTCCGCGAGATGATCGGGAACCTCGTCGGCCCGAAGCGATATCTCGACCGAACGCCGGATATCGCGGCGATCCAGAGCGTTTACCGGACCAAAGTCCTGCATTGA